In Gossypium arboreum isolate Shixiya-1 chromosome 6, ASM2569848v2, whole genome shotgun sequence, the following are encoded in one genomic region:
- the LOC108459805 gene encoding gibberellin 2-beta-dioxygenase-like — MVVQSNLSTLNHCSSIETRKPATVLDSIPSINLKDPESKTHIMKACEEYGFFKVVNHSVPMEFIAKLEAQALEFFNLPQSEKDKAGPPDPFGYGSKRIGSNGDVGWIEYLLLNTNPQVTSLKTLTVFRETPEIFWSAVKEYIEAVKLMACEVLELIADGLKIEPRDTLSKLLKDENSDSCFRLNHYPPCPELQALSGRDLVGFGEHTDPQIISVLRSNSTSGLQICLKDGVWVSVPPDETSFFINVGDALQVMTNGRFKSVRHRVLANSHRSRVSMIYFGGPPLSEKIVPLTSLMGKQEESLYKEFTWWEYKTSAYKSRLADYRLGLFEKKTHQVQAIE, encoded by the exons ATGGTGGTTCAATCCAATCTTTCGACGTTGAACCATTGTTCATCGATCGAAACACGTAAACCCGCCACCGTTCTCGACTCCATACCGTCGATAAACTTGAAAGACCCCGAATCGAAAACTCACATAATGAAAGCTTGTGAAGAATATGGGTTCTTCAAGGTGGTGAATCACAGTGTTCCAATGGAGTTTATAGCTAAATTGGAAGCTCAAGCTTTGGAGTTTTTTAATCTTCCTCAATCCGAAAAAGATAAAGCTGGTCCACCAGATCCTTTTGGTTATGGTAGCAAAAGGATTGGAAGCAATGGTGATGTTGGTTGGATTGAATATCTTCTTCTCAATACCAATCCTCAAGTCACTTCTCTTAAAACCCTCACTGTTTTCCGGGAAACCCCAGAAATTTTCtg GTCAGCTGTAAAGGAGTATATTGAAGCAGTGAAGCTAATGGCATGTGAAGTATTGGAACTAATAGCAGATGGTCTGAAAATTGAACCAAGGGATACATTGAGCAAGCTGTTAAAGGATGAGAATAGTGATTCATGCTTTAGGCTAAACCATTATCCACCATGCCCTGAATTACAGGCATTGAGTGGCAGAGATTTGGTTGGGTTTGGGGAACACACTGACCCTCAAATAATCTCTGTCTTAAGATCCAACAGCACATCTGGTTTGCAAATTTGTCTGAAAGATGGGGTTTGGGTTTCTGTCCCACCTGATGAAACTTCCTTTTTCATCAACGTTGGTGATGCTTTGCAG GTGATGACAAATGGGAGGTTCAAAAGTGTGAGGCATAGAGTATTGGCAAATTCACACAGATCAAGGGTTTCAATGATATATTTTGGAGGACCACCTTTAAGTGAAAAGATAGTACCTTTAACTTCACTAATGGGAAAACAAGAAGAAAGCTTATACAAAGAGTTCACATGGTGGGAATACAAGACTTCAGCATATAAGTCAAGGTTGGCTGACTATAGGCTTGGGTTGTTTGAGAAAAAAACACACCAAGTGCAAGCCATTGAATGA